The nucleotide sequence GTGCAATGAGTCCCATGGCTAAAGATGCTGTTGCAGCTTGGAAAAAggtagaagaggaggaggctgacgaagaagatgaggaggagaagaTGAGGAGGACAACGACAATGAATAAGAAACGGTATAATACTTGTCTCCATGTGAATACCATAGAGTAGGGAAAACACCATTTGGAAAAACAAACAGGCACCTGTTGCTTTAAGAAGATGGTGTCTTATTTGCCCTTTTTGGAAGCGAAAATGTGCTTGCGTGAATGTCCCTGTTAGGTACTTATTTCTGTGTttgtgcaatgtgtgtgtgtgtgtgtgtgtgtgtatgtacatgtatgtgtgtgtgtatcctgagAATTGCTTCTTTGCCGTGTTATTACTGAATAATTAACAAAGAGATTACATGCATTGAATAATACAAATGATGTAGACAAATTTGTTGAAATATGGCATCTGTAAAATACTTTGCTGATAACCCTGAAGAATGGCAACCACTGAAATCACAGATCGGATTTTGGCAAACTCGAGTAGACTGATCTGTCCTGGAGGAGTGTAAATTGGGATTTTGCTTTTGCACCCACCCCTTTTTTGTAACTGTTGTTATATACTGGAAATCAATAAAACTGTATTTATAAAAGAATGAGAAAACAGCGTTCAAGGGGAAGATCGGCATGGCCTTAACTAGATATATTACAGCActttataatataaaaaacataaaactaagcaataaaatcataaaaggtTAAAGGCAAGtaaaaaagcaaatatatttaaaataaaaaacattacTACTACTAAGTCTTTTATGTTTGGGGGGTTGTGGCAGTATACAGCTATGTTTTATGGTTACATGATGTATTGCATTCATCAACCTTTGCAATAGCAAGTAATGACTGAAAAACGGCAAATATCTGTACTgctgaatacatttttattaatctgTACCTATGTATTAttactgaaaacaaacaaaaatatacaaaaacaaacaatcatGACTACTTCTATCTAGTACTTTCTTCTTCAGCGTAATGGCACCTTAGGGCAGAAAATCGAAAAGCTCTTTCGATGGCGCGAGCCTCCGCATAACTCCGAAGGAAGCCTACTGAATTTCAGCCTGATCCGCTGTCGAGGAAAAGCGCTCACCGCACAGCATCGCAGCCCCCAGTGTGCCTGCCTACGCTTGACCGCTAGTGGCCGCTGCTCCGAAAAAAAgccccttttcctcccctttccctttcGCCAGGCGACAGGGGAAGCAGTTTGGCCCTCCGTGGGCACCGTAGAACGGTGGGAAATATGGCGCTGAGCTCGGAGCCGCTCTCGGAGCGCTCCGTGAAGCTGGCGGTGCTGCTGGCCTTCGCTTCGGGGGTGCTGGTGGGCTGGCAGGCGAACAGGGCGCGCAGGCGCTACCTCGACTGGCGGAAGAAGCGGCTGCAGGACCAGCTGGCGGCCACGCAGAAGAAGCTGGACCTGGCGTAAGGCAGGTGAGGACGTCGCGGGATGGTGGCCGGGAAGGGTCATGCCCCTCTGCATGGCTTCTTGAGGGAGTGGTGGCCGGGAAGGGTCATGCCCTTTCGGTGGCTTTTTGAGGGAGAGGGAGTGGGATGGTGGCCGGGAAGGGCCATGCCCCCTTTCATGGCTTTCTAAAAAGAGGACTGCTGGCTTTTGAACGCCAAACTAGCAGTTGGCTACCCAGTTTTTATTTGCTTAAATGTATCCACTTTTGATTTTGAAGAAACCTGAATAGatagacgcaggtggcgctgtgggttaaaccacagagcctaggacttgccgatcagaaggtcggcggttcgaatccccgcgacggggtgagctcccgttgctcagtccctgctcctgccaacctagcagttcgaaagcacgtcaaagtgcaagtagataaataggtactgctccggcgggaaggtaaacggcgtttccatgcgctgctctggttcgccagaagctgcttagtcatgctggccacatgacccggaagctgtacgccggctccctcggccaataaagcgagatgagcaccgcaaccccagagtcggtcacagctggacctaatggtcaggggtccttttacctttacctatccactTTTGATTTTGAAGAAACCTGAATAGATAGCatcatttatattattattattttgtttctcttCCTATCAACAGCCTGGAgcaaatggaagcaagaggaagccTTTGGATCAAATCTGACATTTAATAGACtttgagaaaacacacacatacgagAATAATGCTTCTGTTATTTCACTCAATAAGACTGATATCTGAAGAAGCTCAACATGTATGGAAGAACATCATCAATATAAACACTGAAATTTTGTGGTCTGCTTTGATGGGGTCAACTTCTTGTGCCATGTTTGGAAGATTTGTTTCATTGTCTGACACTTGAACTATGATGACTGAATCTTGATAACAAGTGTCTGCATGTGACTAAATAAACTTTATTTTAACAAGTTATTCTAGTTAAATTGTGTTGGCTCAGAGAATGAAGGCATGCTTTATTTCTAAGACCTTTTAGTTGTGAAAACTTAACCCTCCTGCTTGGTGGTAAAGTTTGGTTGCATTTCCCTAACCAATCCACAGAGCTGAGCTGTTTTACTGTGGCATGATCTTCTGGAGGTTATAGTTTGCTCATTGACTACATAAAAGGACTGGGTGATAGACCAAATTAAAAATTTATTTCTTACAGGTAACATACCACTTATCAAACAGAGGTGAGCTATTGAAGCACTTCAcagcattaaaacaaacaaacaaacagaaccaTACACTTTAAAGTACCAGAGTCAGTACAAGCTAGATACGGCCAACTGGCTAAAGTTAAAGCAAAGCCCATGAAAAGGTAATTGAGCTATGTGTGAAGTGCAGCAGCTAATGAGgaaagactgtagctcagtggttccaAGTTCAGTTGCCAGCATATCTAGGCAGGGCTTGggcaaagactcctgtctgaaactggagtactgctgctgttctgtgtcaacagtactgagctagttgttccagtggtctgacttggtataaagcaaaTCCTAAATTGATTGCAGATCAGCTAGGTGAAATAGCTAttacggtgtgtgtgtgggtgtgtgggtgtgtgtatacacgcacacacacacacacacatatttatatCTCACATCACTTGGGGGTGTgggtatatctatctatctatctatctaatatctatctatctcaaccAACATACACTATATAATTTCATTTACACATCTGATGATGCTGGGTATAATGGTGCTGCAATCTTATaccccagtggttcccaattagctaattaatttaaaacctgtttttcaaaagtgAAGCCATGGACCCtctactttttaaatttttttacctctctgtggtagtttttgttatggggatggtgccacagaccccctgggtgggttacgagGACCCCCTGGAGTCTGTGGACCATCAATTAGAAACCACTGCTATACCCAATCACCTGTGTGTAACCCCCCTTgaatttaataggacttacttATGACTAGAGAtactttagtaaaggtaaaggtacccctgcccgtacgggccagtcttgccagactagggttgtgcgctcatctcactctataggccgggagccagcgctgtccgcagacacttccgggtcacgtggccagcgtgacaagctgcatctggcgagccagcgcagcacacggaacgccgtttaccttcccgctggtaagcggtccctatttatctacttgcacccggggtgctttcgaactgctaggttggcaggcgctgggaccgaatgacaggagcgcaccccgccgcggggattcgaaccgccgaccatgcgatcggcaagtcctaggcgctgagattttacccacagcgccacccgcatccacagAGATACTTTGGATTGTGCTAAAAACCTGTGATGAGAAGCCCCCTAATGGCATTTTAGAAGAGGGAAACTTCTTTCGCTAAAGGAAAACTGGTTGTGGTGAAGAAGATAAGGTTTCCAAAGTTACATGAGAGGGTGTTATGTAAGATAACGTAACTTCAGAGACTTCGCATTGGAAATGTGGTGAGCATTTCACTTGGAGATCTTTGCACACCTTTTAGTTAGTCATATATAGATGCcatgtaaaaaaacacaaaaacctaGTAGTTTATGCATTGCGTGTTACCCCAATACTGAAGCTGCTTTATCTCCTAGCATGACATTGCAAACGTATTATATCGGCTTTATAGCACTTCAGCATTCTGGTTTCCACCTAAGCAACACACAGTACCTGCTAAGTGTCTGAACCATGGAATTCTAAATCCTTgggagaggaaggcacactttaAAAGGTGGGGGACAAAATACCGACAAAATCATCAATGGGACCGTTTGCATGGGCAGCTCGGGGTGTGCAGCCCCTGCCCTTTTTAATCTTTCGGCTGCGCTGCATGCTGGGACATGTAGTCCGGTTGGACGCCGGAGAAGCGTCGCTGTCCGTCTCCTCGTAGCGCCTAAGGATGACGCTATAAATCCCGCGCCGCAGCGTTCCGTCTCCTAGGCGACCGGCTGCGGCCTTCTTCCTCCGCGCAAGGCAGGCGCCTCGTAGAGCTTTCGCCCGGCTGGCGGTATGACCGGGCGCCGGGGCCGGACGGGCCCGCTGCAGAGCGCGCTGCGCCGGGGCCGAGAG is from Podarcis raffonei isolate rPodRaf1 chromosome 3, rPodRaf1.pri, whole genome shotgun sequence and encodes:
- the MTLN gene encoding mitoregulin, which codes for MALSSEPLSERSVKLAVLLAFASGVLVGWQANRARRRYLDWRKKRLQDQLAATQKKLDLA